The Ralstonia sp. RRA genomic interval GGCCTGAATCCATGCGGACCCACCAAGAGCGTGGCGGGGCGCGTGAACCTGCCGGTGTCTGTTGCCGGCGCAACGGTGCACCCGGGTGACCTGGTGGTGGGCGATGCAGATGGCGTGGTCGTCATCCCGCGTGAAGACGTCGAGCGCATCCTGGTGCTCGCGCAGAAGAAGGTGGATGCGGAAGCCGCCCGCATCGCAGCCATTCGCAAGGGCGACACGCGCGCGAGTTGGCTGGAGAAAGAACTGCGTGCCGTCGGCATGCTGGCCGAAGGCGAGGCACTCTGATGAGCGCGTCTGCACACAAGCCCGTCGTGTTGGTGACGGCGGCTGACTTGGCGCCGCAGGCACTGGACATGCTGAGCGACTTCGAAGTTGTGTTCGCTGGCAAGCAGCCCACAGAAGACGACATCGTCGCGCTCTGCACGCGCCACAAGCCGGTGGCGATCATCGTCCGCTATGGCAAGGTCAACGCACGCATCATGGACGCGGCCGGCAACCTGCAGGTGATTTCCAAGCATGGCAGCGGGATCGATGTCATCGATCAGGAGGCCGCTGCGGCACGCGGCATTGCGGTGCGTGCTGCCGTGGGTGCCAATGCGGCGGCTGTGGCCGAGCATGCGTGGGCGCTGATCCTCGCATGCGCCAAGGCCGTGCCGCAGCTCGACGCGCGCATGCGTGCCGGCCATTGGGATAAGGCTGTTCACAAGTCCGTCGAGCTGGATGGCCGTACGCTGGGTCTGGTCGGCCTGGGCGCGATCGGGCGTCGGGCGGCCGCCATCGGGGTGGCGTACGGCATGAACGTCATCGCGTTTGACCCGTATGCCAAAGAGGCACCGGCCGGTGTGAAGCTGGTCAGCCTGGGTGAGCTGTATGCACAGTCAGACGTGGTCTCGCTGCACTGCCCGCTGACCGCCGAGAACCGCAAGATGCTGAACCGCGATGCGTTCAGTTGTTTCAAGGAGGGGGCGATCCTCGTCAACACGGCACGCGGTGGGCTCATTGACGAGCCCGCATTGGCCGAAGCACTCGCCAGCGGCCGGTTGCGCGCGGCCGGGCTCGACAGCTTTGACGTGGAGCCGATGACCACGCCGCATCCGTTCCAGGGCATTGCGAACGTCATCCTGTCGCCGCACATCGGCGGCGTGAGCGACGCGGCCTACGTGAACATGGGCAAGGGTGCAGCGGCCAATGTGCTCGCGGTGATCGAGGAGCGCGCCCGCACGGCGGCGTGATAGCCATGTTCCTGCTCTCGCCACCTGTTGTGCGTGAAGCTGAAGTCTTCACGCGCATGCCGGCCAAGTTCCGCAAGCCCGACGTCCAGACGGACTGGGCGCGCGCCAATCGTGGCGGGCAAGCCACCGACTCCTTCCTCGAAGGGCCGGTGTGGAGCCCCGACGGCCATCTGTACGTGACCGACATTCCGCATGGCCGGATCTTTCGCATCTCGGCTGTGGGCGACTGGGAACTGGTGGCCGAGTACGACGGCGAGCCGAACGGCATGAAGTTGGTCGACGATGCGCATCTGCTCATCACCGACTACCGCAACGGGCTGATGCTTCTCGACATCCAGCGTGGCGAGGTCAGGCCTTACCTGGAGCGGCGCAACTCCGAGCGCTTCAAGGGCGTGAACGACCTCACGTTCGATTCGCAAGGCAACCTGTATTTCACCGACCAGGGGCAGACGGGTTTGCACGACCCGACGGGCCGCGTCTATCGCCTGTCGGTGGACGGCAAGCTCGACATGCTGCTCGGCAACTGCCCCAGCCCGAATGGGCTCGTGTTGTCGCCTGACGAGAAAGTGCTGTACGTCGCCATGACGCGCGGCAACTGTGTGTGGCGCGTGCCGCTGCAGGCGGATGGCTCCGTCAGCAAGGTCGGCCAGTTCTTTACGTCGTACGGCCCGAGCGGCCCCGATGGTTTGACGATCGATACGGCGGGGCGGCTGTTTGTGGCCAACCCCGGCCTTGGCCGTGCGTGGGTGCTGAACCACCGCGCGGAGCCCGAGGTGATCGTGATCAGCCCGGAAGGTGCCTCGCTCACGAACCTCTGCTTCGGCGGCCCTGAGATGAAGACGCTCTTCATGACGGAGTCGGTGTCCGGCACCGTGCTCAAGATCCAGATGGACGTCGCCGGCCCGCTGCCGCATCGAGCAAAGCAGGCCAGGCCCCAGCACTAGCTCATCGATACGTAACCCCTAGCGCTCACAGAAGCGCGATGGAGGAGACCATGCAAATGTCACACACCCTAGGCACGGTGAATGCCACCACGCCACCGCCTGGCGCGGATGTGCGCGCTGCGGCCACGTTGCCCGATGCGGATTACGAGGCGAGCGAACGTACGCTGGCCAAGGCGTTCCGCCGCATCCTGCCGTTCATCTTCGCCTGCTATGTGATCAGCTATCTCGATCGCACCAACGTGGGTTTTGCGGCGCTCACCATGAACAAGGACCTTGGCCTGACCGCCGAGCAGTTCGGGTTCGGGGCGGGGCTGTTCTTCATCGGCTACTTCCTGTTCGAGATTCCGAGCAACCTGATCATGCAGAAGGTAGGTGCGCGCATCTGGATCGCGCGGATCATGATCACGTGGGGCGTGTTTTCAATGGCCACGGCGTTTGTGGTGGGGCCCAAGAGTTTTGCCGCCGCGCGCTTTCTGCTGGGCGTGGCTGAGGCGGGCTTCACGCCAGGCATCTACCTGTATTTCACGCATTGGTTTCCGGGCAAGTGGCGCGCCAAGGTGACGGCTGCGTTCCTGGTGGGCATTCCGGTGGCGAACATGATCGGCTCGCCGATTTCCGGTGCGCTGCTTGAACTCGGCGGGCTGTATGGCTTGCTCAGCTGGCAGTGGCTGTTGCTGATCGAGGGGCTGCCTGCCGTGGTGCTGGGTATCGCGTGCCTGTTTGTGCTGGCGGACCGTCCCGAGAAGGCTAAGTGGCTGACGGACGAAGAAAAAGCCGTGCTCGCGCGCCGCCTTGCGATGGAGCAGCGCGACATCGCAAGCAAGCACGGCGCGAGCCTGCGTGACGCAATGACCAACTGGCGCGTGTTCGTGCTGGCGTTCATCAACTTCTGCGGCATCGTTGGCTCCATCGGCGTGGGCCTGTGGATGCCGCAGATCGTCAAGCAGTTTGGTGTCGAGCATGCGGTGGTCGGCTGGCTCACGGCCATTCCGTACGCGATGGGCGCGGTCGTCATGCTGTGGTGGGCGCGGATGGCGAACCGCGCGCAGAGCTGCATCCCGTATGTGGCGGGCGCGCTGGTGGTGGCGGCGGTCGCTCTGGCGGCCAGCACGGCGCTGGATGCGCCTGCGCTCAAGCTGGCGGCGCTGTGCCTGACGGTGAGCGGCATCCTCGCATTCCAGGCGACGTACTGGGCGATTCCCTCCAACTTCCTGACCGGCCGTGCGGCGGCGGGCGGCCTGGCGCTGATCGTTTCCGTGGGCAACCTGGGCGGCTTTGTCGGCCCGTCGATGATCGGTGCCATCAAGCAGTTCTCGCATGGCTTTACGGCGCCGCTGCTGGCGGTGTCGGCTGTGCTGCTCATCGGTGCGCTAGCCATCGCCTGGTTGGGCGACCCAGGCGCCGATGCCGGCGAGGCGGTCGCCCATTGACGGCCCGATCGCAGTACCTTGATTCCTAGACATCCAATAGCGCCGCGAAACCCACGACGGCGCCAGGAGACACACATGCAAGTGACGGGCAGTACCGGTGTGACCGATCTCGAGCAACGGACCCTGCGCAAGGTGGTCTGGCGGCTCGTGCCATTCCTCATGGTCTGCTACCTGCTGGCTTTCATCGACCGCGGCAACGTGGGCATGGCCTCGTTGCAGATGAACCACGACCTCGGGCTGACAGCCAGTGTGTTTGGGTTCGGCAGCAGCCTGTTCTTCGTGTCGTACTTCTTCTTCGAGGTGCCGAGCAACCTTGCGCTGCAGCGCTACGGCGCGCGCATCTGGATCGCGCGGATCATGATCACGTGGGGGTTGGTCTCGGCCGCCACGGCGCTGGTCCGCGGGCCGGCCTCGTTCTACACGTTGCGCTTCCTGCTGGGCGCGGCGGAGGCGGGGTTCTTTCCGGGCGTGCTGCTGTATCTGTCGTACTGGATTCCGGCAACGCACCGTGCGCGCATCGTGGCGACGTTCATGGTGGCGATTCCGGCCGCGAGCTTTATCGGCTCGCCTATCTCGGCCGCGCTGCTGCAGATGGATGGCTTTGCTGGGCTGCGCGGGTGGCATTGGTTGTTCCTCCTCGAAGGCATTCCGACGGTGCTGCTGGGCATCGCCTGCCTGCGCCTGCTGACCAATCGGCCGGAAGAAGCCAAGTGGCTGTCGACCGAAGAGCGCAATTGGCTCACGAGCACGCTGGCCGGTGAAGCGCGCGGGCCCAAGAAGGTCGCGCAGATGTCGCTGGCCAAACTGTTCTGCAACCGCTACGTGCTGTGCCTGGCGCTGGTGGATGTGTGCGCATCGGCAGCCGGCAGCACGCTGTCGGTGTGGCAACCGCAGTTGCTCAAATCGTTCGGGCTGACTGTCATGCAGACGGGGCTGCTCAACTCGGTGCCGTATGCCGTGGCATCGGTGCTGATGGTGGTCTGGGGCCGCCGCTCGGATCGCCTGAAGGAGCGCCGCTGGCACACCGCCATCCCCATGCTGCTGATCGGGCTGGGCCTGTTCGGCACATCGCTCAGTGGGTCGTTGATGCCCACCATGGTGATGCTGTGCGCGGTGCTGGTCGGGGCCTATTCGTTCAAGGGGCCGTTCTGGGCGCTGGCGTCGGGCATGCTCTCCAACAGCGCGGCGGCGGCGGGGCTGGCGACCATCAACGCGATCGCCAACCTCATCGGCGGCGGCCTGATGGTGAACGTGTACGGGTGGGTCAAGCAGGCGACGGGCAGCTATGCGCTCGCATTGATGCCGCTGGCCGTGCTGACGCTGGTAAGCGTGGCGACGCTGCTGCTGTTGAGCCGGGCGAAGCCCGAAGGGCAGATGCTGACCAAGACGGAGACAGCCTGACCATGGCCGCACTCAGCAGAAGGCAGTTCCTGCAACTGGCAGGCGCAGGTGCGGCAGCGGTGGCACTCCCCGCTGTCGCGCAGGCCGAAGAGGTGTGGTCCAGCGGCAGCGCCGGGCCGGTATTCAAGCTGCCGGCCGGCGCGGTGGATTGCCACATGCACATCTACGATGGCCGTTTTCCGAGCGCGCCGGGCACCACGCTCCGGCCGCCCAACGCGAGTATCGAGCAGTACCGCAAGGTGCAGGCGCGCTTGGGCGTGCAGCGCAACGTGGTGGTCACCCCGTCGACGTACGGCACCGATAACCGCTGCACGCTGGATGCCCTCAAACGCTTCGGCCCCAACGCGCGCGGTGTTGCGGTGGTCGACACGTCGGTAACCGACGCGCAGCTCACGGAGATGCACGCGGCGGGCGTGCGCGCCATCCGCTTCAACCTCAGCTATCCGGGGGCCACCACGGTTGACATGCTCGCGCCGCTGGCCTCGCGCATCGGCGCAATCGGGTGGCATATCGAACTGGTGGTGCAGGGCGCAAAACTGCCAGAACTGGAGCCCCATCTGCGCGCGCTGCCATGCCCCCTCGTCATCGACCACATCGCGCACGTGCCGCAGCCAGGCGGCACGCAATCCGATGCCATGCGGACCGCGCAACGCCTCGTCGACAAGGGCAACACGTGGATCACACTCTCCGGCCCCTACGTCGACAGCAAGACCGGCGCGCCGGCTTATGCCGACGTCGAGCCGGTGGCCAAGGCCTTCATCAGCATGGCCCCCGAGCGCATGCTGTGGGGCACCGACTGGCCGCATCCGACCGAGAAAGCGCACAAGCCTGACGATGCTGCACTGGTCGACGCGATGGCCGCATGGATCGGGCGGACCGATTGGCAGGAGATGGTCTTCGTTGCCAATCCGGTCAAGCTCTACGGGTTTGCATAACGCCGGAACTGCGCAGGCGGTGACCACAGCGGTCTCAATGTCTACGTGGCTTCCGAATCGGGGAGTTTGCCCGACGGCGGTGGTGGCAGCACCACGACCTGGCCAGACCGAAATGGCGCTGCGTACCGATGTGCAGAACCAGAAGTCGTGTGTGATGGCGTGCAACAGTGGGTTGCCGCATATCGTTGACTTCAGTACCGCCACCATCAACCCTAGCTCCACGGCAACAGGCATGTGCTTCTGAGCGCGGTACGGCGTATCGCAAACGGGCCACTGTCGACTCTCACTTGACAGTGTGTTTCGCACACCGGGGCTGTTCGCGATGGATGGTGTCGATACCATGTGCTCCAAACAGGTGCAGCCACTGGCATGCACCCACAACAAAACACACCAGGAGACACACATGCACGCACGCCGCGCCACGGCGGCGGTGGCTTTGGCCATCGCCTCCTTTTTCGCTCACGCACAGGTTTCCGACGACAAGGTCAAGATCGGCTTCATCACCGATATGTCGGGCGTGTATGCCGATCTGGATGGCCCCGGCGGCCTGGAAGCCATCCGCATGGCGGTGGCGGACTTCGGCGGCAAGGTGCTGGGCAAGTCCATCGAGATCGTCTCCGCGGATCACCAGAACAAGGCCGACGTAGCGGCTTCCAAAGCGCGCGAGTGGATCGATCGGGACGGTGTGGACGTGCTCTTCGCTGGCCCGAACTCGGCGGCGGGCCTGTCGATGAACCGCATCGCGGCTGAAAAGAAGCGCGTGTACATCAACCTCGGCGGCGGCACCCCGCGCCTGACAAACGAGGAGTGCACGCCCTACACCGTGCACTATGCGTATGACACCAACGCGCACGTGCGCGGCACCATCGGCGCGTTGCGAAAGCAGGGCGTGAACTCGTGGTATCTGCTGTCGGTCGACTACGCCTTCGGCAAGGACATGGATGCCGAATCGCGCCGCGTCATCACAGCCGGTGGCGGCAAGGTGGTGGGCGGCACCAGACACCCGCTGGGCGCGCCGGATTTCTCGTCGTATCTGCTGCAGGCGCAGAGTTCGGGTGCACAGGCCGTGGCGCTGGCCAATGCGGGCGGCGACACCATCAACGCCATCAAGGCCGCCAAGGACTTTGGCCTCGACAAGAAGATGCGGGTGGTGGGCCTGGTCATGACCATCGACGAGATCCACTCACTGGGCCTGCAGACTGCGCAGGGCATGCAACTGATCGATCCGTGGTACTGGAATTCCAGCGACGCCGCGCGCAAGTTTGGCGAGCGCTTCTACACCAAGTACAAGAAGATGCCGAGTGCCCTGCAAGCAGCCGATTACTCCGCCACGCTCTCGTACCTGAAGGCTGTGCAGGCTGCCGGCACAGATGACTCCGACCGCGTGATGGCCAAGCTCAAGTCGATGAAGATCGACGACATGTACACCAAGGGCGGCTACGTGCGCGCCGACGGCATGATGATCCACGACATCTACCTGTTCGAGGTCAAGAAGCCGTCGGAGTCGACCCGGCCGTGGGACTACTACAAGCTCGCGCAGACGATTCCGGGTGAGCAGGCGTTCAATACGCTGGCGGAATCGGCTTGTCCGTTGGTGAAGAAGTAGAGCGGGGTTTCCGCCAAAAAATCGCGAGCGCGGTGCTCGCGTTTTTTGTTATCCGGCGTAGGAATTGCGGACTACTTCTCTAGGAAGTAATCCACCGACACCACCACACGCACCTTCTTGTTCGGGTCCGACGCGGGCCCACCCCCACCTTCGCCACCCTCCGGGCCGGTGCGGTCACGGTCGGCAATGGAGAAGAGCCCCTGGCTAGCACGACGTATGGCCCCGACCTTGCTGCCACTGTCAGCCGCAAACTGGGTGGCGGCTTCTCGCGCAGATTTGGTGGCTTCGGCCATCATGCCCGGCTTGACGGCGTTGAGTTGCGTGAAGAGGAACTGGGGCGAAGTCTTGTCCCACGTGCCCTGAGAAGACAACACCACGCCCGCAGCGACCAGCTTGTCGGTCATCTGGCTGATCTTCTGCACCTTATCCACTTCAGCGGAGCGCACGAGGATGGTGTGCTCGACCATGTAGCGCAGTTGCGCGTTCGCCTGCGCATAGTCTGTCGCCTGGCGGTCGACGACATGAACGTCCCGTCCGACGATGTCCTTTGCGTTGATGCCGTTGTCTTGCAGGAACGCGAGGACCTTGTCGCGGGCGGCATCTGCCGATTGGCTGGCCGTGGCCAAGTCGTTGCCGGCAACGCGAACCTTCAGAGGCCAGATTGCCAAATCTGCCGTCACCTGTTTTTCTGCGACACCGCGCACCGTGACAAAGCGCTCGCTCGGGCGGATGTCGCGCAGCGAGTGACCCAGGATCGCCGCGCCGCCCAGCAGGCCGACAGCCAGTCCAATGGCAATCGCAGTCAGTCCGGTTCTTTCGGCAGCCATGTCAACTTCTCCTTCAGGTGGGTGATCGGTTACGCGGGGCGGATGGGCATTCTGGAGCATAAGCTACGCATCAGGCTGCCGCGAAGTTTCGAGGTGGGAAAGGAATAAGCAAAGACAAAAACGATCGTTTGTGCGCCGCGGGGCTGCCCATATGCTCGCCGGATCAACCCTCCGGAGACGACACGATGACGCAGCCCACCACGCCCAACTGGAAACTCGACACCCTGGCCGTCCACGGCGGCTACAGCGCCGACCCGACCACGCGGGCCGTGGCCGTGCCGATCTACCAGACCGTCGCTTTTGCCTTTGACGACACGCAACACGGCGCCGACCTGTTCGACCTCAAGGTCCAGGGCAACATCTACTCGCGCATCATGAACCCGACCAACGACGTGCTGGAAAAGCGCGTCGCGGCGCTGGAGGGCGGCATCGGTGCGTTGGCGTTGGCCTCGGGGCAGGCGGCCGTCACGTACGCGATCCAGACGATTGCGGAGGCGGGCGACAACATCGTCTCGGCCAGCACGCTGTACGGCGGCACCTACAACCTCTTCGCACACACGCTGCCGCTGTCGGGCATCACCACGCGCTTTGCTGACCCGCGGGACCCGGCCTCGTTCGAAGCACTGATCGACGATCGCACCAAGGCCATCTTTGCCGAGACCGTCGGCAACCCGCTGGGCAACATCACCGACATTGCCGCGTTGGCGGAGATTGCGCACCGGCATGGCGTGCCGCTCATCGTCGACAACACGGTGCCGACGCCGTACCTGGTGCGGCCGATCGAGCATGGCGCTGACATCGTCGTGCATTCACTGACCAAGTACCTGGGCGGACACGGCACCAGCCTAGGCGGCGCGATTGTCGATTCGGGCAAGTTCCCGTGGGCAAAGCACAAGGCGCGCTTCAAGCGCCTGAACGAGCCGGACGTGAGCTACCACGGCGTGGTCTATACGGAAGCGCTGGGTGAGGCGGCGTACATCGGCCGCGCACGCGTGGTGCCGCTGCGCAATACCGGCGCGGCACTGTCACCGTTCAACGCGTTCCTGATCTTGCAGGGCATCGAGACGCTGGGCTTGCGCATCGACCGCATCACGCAAAACGCCGCACGCATTGCACGTCATCTTCAGGGGCACGCCAAGGTGGAGTGGGTCAACCATGCCAGCCTGGATGACCACCCCGACTATGCGTTGGCAAAAAAGTACCTCTCCGGCAAGGCACCGGGGCTGCTGACGTTTGGCGTGAAGGGCGGGTTTGCGGCGGGCGCGCGCTTCCAGGATGCGCTGCAACTGTTCACGCGGCTGGTGAACATCGGCGATGCGAAATCGCTCGCCACGCATCCGGCATCGACCACGCACCGGCAGCTTTCAGAGGCGGAGCTGGCCAAGGCCGGCGTGCGGCAAGAGACCATCCGGCTGTCGATTGGCATCGAGCACATCGACGATCTGCTGGCCGATCTGGATCAGGCGTTGGCGCAGGCTTGAGCTTGGCGCGCGGTCAGGCGTTCACTGCCGGCCGCGCACCCAGCGAAACACCACCGCCATCACCACCAGAAACGGCACGCCCACCACCAGCGTCATCCGGAAATCCGCCATCCACGCCGTGCTGACGATGATGGCCGCCATGGCGACGGCGCCAATGAGGGTCAGCACGGGGTAGCCCCACATACGGAACCGCAGCGTGCGTCCTTCACGCTCCGCTGCACGACGGAAGCGCAGGTGCGTGACGAAGATGACGAGCCACGTGAACAGCGCGCCGAACATCGCCAGCGACATCATCAGCAGGAACGAGTGGCCGGGCAGCACGACGCTCAGCACCGCCGCCAGCGCCGCGCCGGAGCTGGACACCGCCAGCGCGCGCAGCGGCACGCCGCGATTGCTCACCACACCCAGCGCCCCTGGCGCCTGCCCGCCGCGCGCGAGGCTGAACAGCATGCGCGTGGACACATATAACTGCGCGTTCATTGACGACAGCGCCGCGGTGAGCACCACGAAGTTCATTACGCCCGCACCGCCGGCAATGCCCAGGATTTCCATGACCCGCACGAACGGGCTCTTGCCGGTGCCGGCCTGCTGCCACGGCACCACGGCCAGCATCAGCGCGAGCGTGCAGAGGTAGAAGAACACCAGCCGGAACAGCGTGGAGCGGAACGCGCTGGTGGCAGCGGCCTCGGGCTCGCGTGCCTCACCGGCAGCCACGGCAATCAGCTCAATGCCGAAGAAGCTGAAGATGCTGACCACCGCGCCAAACCAGACGCCAGACCAGCCGTGCGGCAAGAAGCCGCCCGCGTCCACGTAGTTGTGAAAGCCGATCGGCCCGCCATCCGGTGCGCGATAGATGGCGTAGCTCGCCACCGCTAGAAACGCGACGATGGCCACCACCTTGATCATCGAGCACCAGTATTCCGCCACGCCAAACACGTCCACGCTGCTCGCATTGATCCACACCAGCACGGCCGAGAACCCGACGATCCACACCCACGCCGGCACGCCCGGAAACCAGTACGCCATGTACACCGCCACCGCCGTCACCTCCGCGCCGATCACGAAGACGACCGCTGCCCAGTACGCATAGCGCACCAGGAAGCCGGCGAGCGGGCTGACGTAGTGCTCGGCATAGGCACCGAACGAGCCGGTGGTGGGGTGCGCGACGACCATCTCCGCCAGGCAGCCCATCAGCAGCAGCGCAATGACCGCGCCGGTGGCGTAGCTGGCAATCACGCCGGGGCCGGCCAGCTGGATGGCCGCACCACTGCCCAGGAACAGGCCGGTGCCGATCGCGCTGCCGATGGCGATCATGGTGAGTTGCGCGGAAGAAAGACGGTGCTGCAAGCCGCCTTCGCGTGCGGCCAGCGCTTCGAAGCTGCCGGTGGCCTTGTCCATCGTGTACCGTCCAGTGGAAAAAGCCGCGATGATACGCCCCCGGGCAGGATCGGCCTCAGCCGACTGGCAACTACACCACCGCCAGCTTGGGCCGCTCCTGGCGCGGGATGACTGTATTGCGCCCGGCCGCCTTGGCCTCGTACAGCCGCCCATCGGCCAGTCGTACCAGGTCTTCGGCGGTGTCTTCGGCCGTGACGATGCCCGTGTGCACGGCCACGCCGATGCTCACCGTCAGCTTGCCGTGCGCGCTGCCCGCATTGGGCTCGTCGGCGGCCAGCACGGCGGCGCGGATGTTCTCGGCCACGCGTACCGCGCCGGCCAGATCGGTACCGGGCAGGATGGCGCAGAACTCCTCGCCGCCGTAACGGCCGGCAAAATCGCCGGGGCGCTTGATGTTGTCGTTCACGCAGCGCGCGACGGTGCGCAGGGCGGTGTCACCGGCGGCGTGGCCGTAGCGGTCGTTGAAATGCTTGAACTCATCCACGTCAATCATCAGCACAGCCAGCGGCATGCGGGTGCGATTGGCGCGGCGCCATTCCACGTCCAGTGCGGCATCCAGTGCGCGGCGCGTGCCCAGGCCGGTCAGGCCATCCGTGTTGGCCAGCCACTGCAGTTGCTGCTCCATTTCCAGCCGCTTGCGCAACTGCCTGGCAAACAAGACCGACAGCGTCATGAACACCGCATCGAGCAGCAGCACGATGCCGCCGATCACCCATGCGCGCTGCCACCATTCGGCGTAAATGTCTTCAGTGGCCAGGCCGACTGCCACGATCAGCGGATGCTCGCCGATATGGCGGAAGCTGAACAGGCGCTCGACGTTGTCCAGCGCGGCCATTTCCACGTAAGACCCTTCGGACGACAGCAGGCGCCGCTGGAAGGCCGGACTATCCGCCACGCTGCGGCCGATGAGTTTTTCGTTGTACGGGCGGCGCATGAGCAGCGTGCCGTCGGAGCGCACCAGCGTTACGGCGGCGCGCGGCCCGAGGTTGAGGCCATCAAAGAGCCGCCGGAAGTAGTTCAGCCGCAGTGTGCCGACTACGATGCCCTTGAACTCGCCATGTGGCCCATTCAGACGCCGGCTCAGTCCCAGTGATGTATCGATGCCGTTGATGCGCGGCTTGAATGGCTCGCTGATATAGAGGCCGACATCCGGGGAGCCCTGATGCACCCGAAAGTAATCGCGGTCGCCCACGTGGATATGCCGCGGTGGTACCGAGTGCGAATCGATGATGACGTCGCCCGCCGGGTTGGCCACCAGCAGCGAGCCCAGGTCCTGCGCGTTGGTTGAGCGGTCGAACAGCACGAGCTGGCGGATGTCCGGGGGCAGGGCAACGATCTTCGGGTCCTGCATGCCGTCGATCACGGCCTGCAGCGACAGGTCGTACACCTCGATGTTGCGGGCGATGTCGCGCTGCAGGATCAGCGAGAGGTTGTCGGCGGCGTCGCGCGCACGTGCCAGCGCATCGACGCGCATCTCCCACAGCGACAGGGCCGTCAGCGCGGCCAGCAGCAGCGACAGCGCCGAGGCACCGATGATCAGCAGAGGAGGGTGCCGCAAGAAGGCGCCGACGGTGCGCTGGAGAGGCATGCGCGTGAGGTGCAAACAATGAATATGGAGGGATTGAAAACGTCACCTTGATTGTGTACCGGACTCCACCTGGCTAGGCAAATCGCCTAGAGCGTTTGTCGGGTTTGCAATCGTTTGCGCGATTGCTGCAACGCAGCGGTTGTCGTATTGGTGTCGAGACCGGGCCCACCGCTTGCTGAGCATCGCCTGAGTATCGTGCACGTCGCGCCCGGTTGTGCATGGCCCAGCGACATTTGCCCGTGCCACGCTGCACAGCCGCCTTTGCCGATCGCCGATCGCCCACCGCTGATTGCCGGCTGCCCGGATTGTCTATGCTGGGTAAGCCCTCTTGGAGAACGCCATGCCAGATGATCGCGTCTCGTCTGCCCCTGTGCCCGCTAACCCGCATCCGCCCGTGCCTGACACGCATGAGGAGGCCCTGCTGGACGAGGGCCTGGAAGAGACTTTTCCGGCCAGCGACCCGGTTTCCATCGACACCGGCAAGCCGGATGTGACACCAAAAGCGCCGGGGAGCGCGCCCGCGCCGTAAAATGTGTGTTTGCGTGTCAACGGAACGGCGGCTTTGTCCGTGTTACGTGGCATCAGAAACAACTGTGCGAATTCAGCGCGCGCATTGCAGGAGCAATCGGCGGAGCAACCGGTGCGCCGGTCGGACACTGTTCCGGCACGGACGACAACACGCCAGCACCGGCCAGTCGGGGTCAATTCATGATGTCGATGCCGCACATGTGGCAGCCGGGCGCCTTGCTCGCCGCCGTCTCCCGTCTGCGCGCCGTGGGATTCGCTATTGGCACATCGCCGGCGCCCGTATTCCGTCTATCAGGCTGGGATCCGGCGCCGCCTGACCCACACCAGCCCAGCCAGCGGGATCTCGTTTCACACCATGCCTGACGCCGCGTCCCACGACGCCAGCCCTAAACCACACCGATCGCCGGTCAAGCAGGCTGCGCCCGTGCCTGCTGAAACTGCGGTTGCTTCTCGCCCTGATGCCGATACCGGTCGTGGTTTTGGCCTGGGCAACTGGACCGTGCTCGGCATCGTGCTGATCGTCG includes:
- a CDS encoding amino acid permease; the encoded protein is MDKATGSFEALAAREGGLQHRLSSAQLTMIAIGSAIGTGLFLGSGAAIQLAGPGVIASYATGAVIALLLMGCLAEMVVAHPTTGSFGAYAEHYVSPLAGFLVRYAYWAAVVFVIGAEVTAVAVYMAYWFPGVPAWVWIVGFSAVLVWINASSVDVFGVAEYWCSMIKVVAIVAFLAVASYAIYRAPDGGPIGFHNYVDAGGFLPHGWSGVWFGAVVSIFSFFGIELIAVAAGEAREPEAAATSAFRSTLFRLVFFYLCTLALMLAVVPWQQAGTGKSPFVRVMEILGIAGGAGVMNFVVLTAALSSMNAQLYVSTRMLFSLARGGQAPGALGVVSNRGVPLRALAVSSSGAALAAVLSVVLPGHSFLLMMSLAMFGALFTWLVIFVTHLRFRRAAEREGRTLRFRMWGYPVLTLIGAVAMAAIIVSTAWMADFRMTLVVGVPFLVVMAVVFRWVRGRQ
- a CDS encoding aminotransferase class I/II-fold pyridoxal phosphate-dependent enzyme gives rise to the protein MTQPTTPNWKLDTLAVHGGYSADPTTRAVAVPIYQTVAFAFDDTQHGADLFDLKVQGNIYSRIMNPTNDVLEKRVAALEGGIGALALASGQAAVTYAIQTIAEAGDNIVSASTLYGGTYNLFAHTLPLSGITTRFADPRDPASFEALIDDRTKAIFAETVGNPLGNITDIAALAEIAHRHGVPLIVDNTVPTPYLVRPIEHGADIVVHSLTKYLGGHGTSLGGAIVDSGKFPWAKHKARFKRLNEPDVSYHGVVYTEALGEAAYIGRARVVPLRNTGAALSPFNAFLILQGIETLGLRIDRITQNAARIARHLQGHAKVEWVNHASLDDHPDYALAKKYLSGKAPGLLTFGVKGGFAAGARFQDALQLFTRLVNIGDAKSLATHPASTTHRQLSEAELAKAGVRQETIRLSIGIEHIDDLLADLDQALAQA
- a CDS encoding SIMPL domain-containing protein (The SIMPL domain is named for its presence in mouse protein SIMPL (signalling molecule that associates with mouse pelle-like kinase). Bacterial member BP26, from Brucella, was shown to assemble into a channel-like structure, while YggE from E. coli has been associated with resistance to oxidative stress.), yielding MAAERTGLTAIAIGLAVGLLGGAAILGHSLRDIRPSERFVTVRGVAEKQVTADLAIWPLKVRVAGNDLATASQSADAARDKVLAFLQDNGINAKDIVGRDVHVVDRQATDYAQANAQLRYMVEHTILVRSAEVDKVQKISQMTDKLVAAGVVLSSQGTWDKTSPQFLFTQLNAVKPGMMAEATKSAREAATQFAADSGSKVGAIRRASQGLFSIADRDRTGPEGGEGGGGPASDPNKKVRVVVSVDYFLEK
- a CDS encoding ABC transporter substrate-binding protein, translated to MHARRATAAVALAIASFFAHAQVSDDKVKIGFITDMSGVYADLDGPGGLEAIRMAVADFGGKVLGKSIEIVSADHQNKADVAASKAREWIDRDGVDVLFAGPNSAAGLSMNRIAAEKKRVYINLGGGTPRLTNEECTPYTVHYAYDTNAHVRGTIGALRKQGVNSWYLLSVDYAFGKDMDAESRRVITAGGGKVVGGTRHPLGAPDFSSYLLQAQSSGAQAVALANAGGDTINAIKAAKDFGLDKKMRVVGLVMTIDEIHSLGLQTAQGMQLIDPWYWNSSDAARKFGERFYTKYKKMPSALQAADYSATLSYLKAVQAAGTDDSDRVMAKLKSMKIDDMYTKGGYVRADGMMIHDIYLFEVKKPSESTRPWDYYKLAQTIPGEQAFNTLAESACPLVKK